One window of Equus quagga isolate Etosha38 chromosome 4, UCLA_HA_Equagga_1.0, whole genome shotgun sequence genomic DNA carries:
- the NXPH2 gene encoding neurexophilin-2 codes for MRLRPLPLVVVPGLLQLLFCDSKRVVHATEGLDWEDKDAPGTLVGNVVHSRIINPLRLFVKQSPVPKPGHLAYADSMENFWDWLANITEVQEPLARTKRRPIVKTGKFKKMFGWGDFHSNIKTVKLNLLITGKIVDHGNGTFSVYFRHNSTGLGNVSVSLVPPSKVVEFEVSPQSTLETKESKSFNCRIEYEKTDRAKKTALCNFDPSKICYQEQTQSHVSWLCSKPFKVICIYIAFYSVDYKLVQKVCPDYNYHSETPYLSSG; via the coding sequence CTATTTTGTGACAGTAAAAGAGTGGTGCATGCCACAGAGGGGCTGGATTGGGAAGACAAAGATGCTCCAGGGACCTTGGTCGGAAACGTGGTGCACTCAAGGATCATCAATCCTCTGCGCCTGTTTGTTAAGCAGTCTCCAGTCCCAAAGCCCGGACACTTGGCATATGCGGACAGCATGGAAAACTTTTGGGATTGGCTGGCCAACATCACGGAGGTTCAGGAGCCATTGGCAAGAACTAAACGGAGGCCAAtagtaaaaactggaaaatttaagaaaatgtttggaTGGGGTGACTTCCATTCTAAcatcaaaactgtaaaactcaaCCTCCTCATCACGGGGAAAATTGTTGACCATGGAAATGGAACCTTCAGTGTTTATTTCCGACACAATTCAACAGGCCTGGGCAATGTTTCAGTGAGTTTGGTACCCCCCTCCAAAGTGGTGGAATTTGAAGTGTCCCCGCAGTCTACCTTGGAGACCAAGGAATCCAAATCTTTCAACTGTCGCATTGAGTATGAAAAAACAGATCGGGCGAAGAAGACCGCCCTGTGCAACTTTGACCCATCGAAGATCTGCTACCAGGAGCAGACTCAGAGCCACGTGTCTTGGTTGTGCTCCAAACCCTTCAAGGTCATTTGCATTTACATTGCCTTTTACAGTGTTGATTATAAACTTGTGCAAAAGGTCTGTCCTGACTACAATTACCATAGTGAGACTCCATACTTATCTTCTGGCTGA